A single region of the Thermoanaerobacterium aotearoense genome encodes:
- the tsaB gene encoding tRNA (adenosine(37)-N6)-threonylcarbamoyltransferase complex dimerization subunit type 1 TsaB, with the protein MKVLAIDSSSKTATVALVDESGLIGEFSINHLRHSVILMPMMDELLKMAEVKKEEITHIAVCEGPGSFTGLRIGAATAKGLAQSLDVPIVGVSSLDALAYNVGEFKGIICSMIDALRGNVYTAFYRGGYEINRLKDVSLEEVSEVISTAKGYSEEVLFVGDGTIAYKDTLKIALPDAIFASPINNISRASSVGMIALKKISKGELCTYLDFKPYYIRKPAPLENLK; encoded by the coding sequence GCTTAATAGGTGAATTTTCTATAAATCATTTGAGACATTCTGTTATATTGATGCCGATGATGGATGAACTTCTAAAAATGGCGGAGGTAAAAAAAGAGGAAATAACGCATATAGCCGTATGTGAAGGGCCAGGGTCTTTTACAGGTTTAAGGATAGGCGCTGCTACTGCGAAAGGGTTGGCTCAATCTCTTGATGTGCCAATTGTTGGCGTTTCTTCATTAGATGCCCTTGCATATAATGTAGGAGAATTTAAAGGCATCATCTGCTCTATGATTGATGCTTTAAGAGGAAACGTATATACGGCTTTTTATAGAGGCGGATATGAGATAAATAGGCTTAAAGATGTGTCGTTAGAAGAAGTAAGTGAAGTAATAAGTACAGCGAAAGGATACAGTGAAGAAGTCTTATTCGTTGGAGATGGCACCATTGCTTATAAAGACACATTAAAAATTGCATTGCCAGATGCCATTTTTGCATCGCCTATTAACAACATATCAAGAGCGTCATCTGTTGGAATGATAGCACTTAAAAAAATATCAAAGGGCGAGTTATGCACATATCTTGACTTTAAACCGTATTATATTAGAAAGCCTGCACCGCTGGAAAATTTAAAATGA
- the rimI gene encoding ribosomal protein S18-alanine N-acetyltransferase: MDIKIRPMVKSDIDKVMEIEYLSFSVPWSFESFVMEVTKNRCAHYIVAEVDGKVAGYGGFWVVVDEGHITNIAVHPDFRGQGVGSAIVEGLIELAKTKGITSMTLEVRESNLVAQSLYKKYGFKPVGKRKGYYQDNNEDAVIMWKYDM; encoded by the coding sequence ATGGATATAAAGATTCGCCCTATGGTAAAAAGCGATATAGACAAGGTCATGGAAATTGAGTATTTAAGCTTTTCTGTGCCTTGGTCTTTTGAATCGTTTGTGATGGAAGTTACGAAAAATAGATGTGCACACTATATTGTGGCCGAAGTAGACGGTAAGGTGGCTGGATACGGTGGCTTTTGGGTGGTTGTTGATGAAGGACACATAACTAATATTGCCGTTCATCCGGATTTTCGCGGGCAAGGTGTAGGCTCTGCCATCGTTGAAGGCCTTATTGAACTTGCTAAGACAAAAGGCATAACGTCTATGACGCTGGAAGTTAGAGAATCTAACCTTGTGGCACAATCGCTTTATAAAAAATACGGATTTAAACCTGTTGGCAAAAGAAAAGGGTACTATCAGGATAACAATGAAGATGCAGTCATAATGTGGAAATACGATATGTAA